The Toxorhynchites rutilus septentrionalis strain SRP chromosome 3, ASM2978413v1, whole genome shotgun sequence genome includes a region encoding these proteins:
- the LOC129780332 gene encoding serine protease snake-like isoform X1: MYSSYRLALLLLGFCALRGVSSQATTARIAETKCREYIAKNMRTTIASPLLLNPFVIKFESSNCSTSVDLIVNGEAAKRGEFPHQALLGLIKESSPEEIDFFCGGSLISERHVLTAAHCEDPTVVRLGEHDLREDESQVDFEVDEMVRHPNYTLRLSYHDIALVRLNTAVMFSSFMRPACLWTSVPLNQSTVIATGFGLTEFAGNGSSILMKVTLDVMNKTSCEEKFAGTKLFKQGIRDEQLCVGSQQEAKDTCNGDSGGPIQVVTDSSTCVLHIVGVTSVGNSCGVGRTDSIYTEVARYIDWIEGEVWPGERRIEPKLAAEVENDHRIMFPIW; the protein is encoded by the exons ATGTATTCGTCTTATCGTTTGGCGCTGCTTCTCCTCGGTTTCTGTGCTTTACGTGGGGTCAGCTCACAGG CCACCACGGCACGAATCGCCGAGACAA AATGTCGAGAATACATCGCGAAAAATATGCGCACAACGATCGCTTCACCATTGCTCCTAAATCCGTTTGTCATAAAATTCGAATCGAGCAATTGCTCCACCTCGGTTGATCTGATTGTGAACGGAGAGGCAGCAAAGAGAGGTGAGTTTCCGCACCAAGCCTTGTTGGGATTGATCAAGGAGAGCAGCCCCGAGGAAATCGATTTCTTCTGCGGCGGATCGCTGATCAGTGAGCGGCACGTGTTAACCGCGGCACATTGCGAAGATCCCACCGTTGTCCGCTTGGGGGAACATGATTTGCGGGAAGACGAGAGTCAGGTCGATTTCGAGGTTGACGAAATGGTGCGACATCCGAACTACACGCTGCGTCTCTCGTATCATGATATTGCACTGGTGAGGCTGAACACCGCGGTGATGTTCTCCAGTTTTATGCGACCCGCATGTCTGTGGACAAGTGTACCCCTGAACCAGTCCACTGTGATAGCAACCGGTTTCGGTTTGACGGAGTTTG CCGGTAACGGATCGTCGATCTTGATGAAGGTGACTCTTGATGTTATGAACAAAACTAGCTGCGAGGAAAAATTTGCAGGGACAAAGCTGTTCAAACAAGGAATTCGTGACGAACAACTTTGCGTGGGAAGTCAGCAGGAAGCGAAAGATACATGCAACGGGGACTCCGGAGGGCCCATACAGGTTGTCACGGATTCCAGCACTTGTGTCCTCCATATAGTGGGCGTTACTTCGGTCGGTAACTCGTGCGGAGTAGGACGAACGGATTCCATTTATACCGAGGTGGCCCGCTACATTGATTGGATTGAGGGTGAAGTGTGGCCGGGTGAACGTAGGATTGAGCCGAAGCTCGCAGCCGAGGTTGAAAACGATCATCGAATTATGTTTCCTATTTGGTGA
- the LOC129780332 gene encoding serine protease snake-like isoform X2: MRTTIASPLLLNPFVIKFESSNCSTSVDLIVNGEAAKRGEFPHQALLGLIKESSPEEIDFFCGGSLISERHVLTAAHCEDPTVVRLGEHDLREDESQVDFEVDEMVRHPNYTLRLSYHDIALVRLNTAVMFSSFMRPACLWTSVPLNQSTVIATGFGLTEFAGNGSSILMKVTLDVMNKTSCEEKFAGTKLFKQGIRDEQLCVGSQQEAKDTCNGDSGGPIQVVTDSSTCVLHIVGVTSVGNSCGVGRTDSIYTEVARYIDWIEGEVWPGERRIEPKLAAEVENDHRIMFPIW; this comes from the exons ATGCGCACAACGATCGCTTCACCATTGCTCCTAAATCCGTTTGTCATAAAATTCGAATCGAGCAATTGCTCCACCTCGGTTGATCTGATTGTGAACGGAGAGGCAGCAAAGAGAGGTGAGTTTCCGCACCAAGCCTTGTTGGGATTGATCAAGGAGAGCAGCCCCGAGGAAATCGATTTCTTCTGCGGCGGATCGCTGATCAGTGAGCGGCACGTGTTAACCGCGGCACATTGCGAAGATCCCACCGTTGTCCGCTTGGGGGAACATGATTTGCGGGAAGACGAGAGTCAGGTCGATTTCGAGGTTGACGAAATGGTGCGACATCCGAACTACACGCTGCGTCTCTCGTATCATGATATTGCACTGGTGAGGCTGAACACCGCGGTGATGTTCTCCAGTTTTATGCGACCCGCATGTCTGTGGACAAGTGTACCCCTGAACCAGTCCACTGTGATAGCAACCGGTTTCGGTTTGACGGAGTTTG CCGGTAACGGATCGTCGATCTTGATGAAGGTGACTCTTGATGTTATGAACAAAACTAGCTGCGAGGAAAAATTTGCAGGGACAAAGCTGTTCAAACAAGGAATTCGTGACGAACAACTTTGCGTGGGAAGTCAGCAGGAAGCGAAAGATACATGCAACGGGGACTCCGGAGGGCCCATACAGGTTGTCACGGATTCCAGCACTTGTGTCCTCCATATAGTGGGCGTTACTTCGGTCGGTAACTCGTGCGGAGTAGGACGAACGGATTCCATTTATACCGAGGTGGCCCGCTACATTGATTGGATTGAGGGTGAAGTGTGGCCGGGTGAACGTAGGATTGAGCCGAAGCTCGCAGCCGAGGTTGAAAACGATCATCGAATTATGTTTCCTATTTGGTGA